A DNA window from Xiphias gladius isolate SHS-SW01 ecotype Sanya breed wild chromosome 3, ASM1685928v1, whole genome shotgun sequence contains the following coding sequences:
- the pvalb6 gene encoding parvalbumin 6, with amino-acid sequence MAMSSILNNDDIKKALDAFAVADSFDHKKFFEMVGLKAKSSDDVKKVFTVLDADNSGFIEEEELKFVLKGFAKDGRDLTDKETKAFLKAADKDGDGKIGVDEFAALVKE; translated from the exons ATGGCAATGAGCAGCATCCTCAACAATGATGACATCAAGAAAGCTCTGGATGCATTTGCAG tTGCTGACTCCTTTGATCATAAGAAGTTTTTCGAGATGGTGGGTCTGAAGGCCAAGTCttctgatgatgtgaagaaggTCTTCACGGTGCTGGACGCCGACAACAGCGGCTtcatagaggaggaggagctcaa ATTCGTCCTAAAAGGCTTTGCCAAAGATGGCAGGGACCTGACAGACAAAGAAaccaaagcatttttaaaagccGCGGACAAGGATGGAGACGGCAAGATTGGGGTCGATG AATTCGCGGCCCTGGTGAAAGAATAA